The following are encoded in a window of Panicum virgatum strain AP13 chromosome 5N, P.virgatum_v5, whole genome shotgun sequence genomic DNA:
- the LOC120671993 gene encoding uncharacterized protein LOC120671993, with the protein MSARCVKLLLLVTLIPLALRATSLLLGGPGVPAPSHHRQSAIGRSRGAGDAAATATATVRASVSAGLVPGRRYRQTRRRRRTEGAPAALDGARRLRQDGGGGWFEDDKRLAPTGSNPLHNLR; encoded by the coding sequence ATGAGCGCCAGGTGCGTCAAGCTCTTGCTGCTGGTCACGCTGATCCCGCTGGCGCTCAGGGCGACCTCGCTGCTCCTCGGCGGGCCCGGCGTGCCGGCGCCGTCGCACCACCGGCAATCCGCGATCGGGAGGAGCAGAGGCGCCGGCGATGCTGCAGCCACTGCCACTGCCACCGTCCGTGCGAGCGTCTCGGCTGGTTTGGTGCCCGGACGGAGGTACCGCCAgacgaggcgccggcggcgcaccgagggcgcccccgccgccttgGACGGCGCGAGGCGGCTCCGGcaggacggcggtggcggctggtTCGAGGACGACAAGAGGCTCGCGCCCACGGGGTCGAACCCGCTGCACAACCTGCGATGA
- the LOC120672340 gene encoding pentatricopeptide repeat-containing protein At1g66345, mitochondrial-like isoform X1, with protein MSLAMALSSANCGGRAVTRRGGGGLLGRALGSALLCTAATTPQQISHYLAHQPRATWEALSATFPAGGAGAPATHGHVDAVLLSLARHPHASPEPVAKNALTFFHWSAAAAAAVASSSQSSSHSLRSYCLLVHLLSRAALFRDASVLLESAIAKYSPASSSDSSFLDAFFAAYEDSGTAATTRGLHLLVHAYARLRLPGEALEACRYLAQRGVLPSLSAFNSALQSAQHTGAFGVAWEVFELMTQKRVYANQSTVELVVGVLSREGKLAKTTAFVERIRGKKCAPGIVAHAALALRMIKEVRVEQVILLLKRMLQKNILLDEIAYSLIVHAYCHAGDLKSAFEQRDDMVRRGCRLNAFVYTCLIGAHCCDGSMDKAVQFLQEMVSMGLKPYDATHSHVIAGCFREGMVEEGLAYFNSMLHEGFVPEISYCNDMLGGLSNAGEVRKANDLLTALMDRGLVPDKVTYQRLIDGYGKVGNAEGIVKIYHEMEHRELNPGVDVFTTLIRGLCQCGNLKEAEKFLAVMKKKAVAPTNDLYDLLISSYCEKGNTKRALWLYGMMISENEKLVPSADSFMMLVRRVIKVKNSCPP; from the coding sequence ATGTCGCTTGCCATGGCCTTGAGCTCTGCCAactgcggcggccgcgcggttacgcggcgcggtggcggtggtcTCCTCGGCCGCGCTCTTGGTTCCGCGCTGCTGTGCACGGCCGCCACGACGCCGCAGCAAATCTCCCACTACCTCGCGCACCAGCCGCGGGCGACCTGGGAGGCGCTCTCCGCCActttccccgccggcggcgccggcgccccggcAACCCACGGCCATGTCGACGCCGTGCTCCTCTCCCTCGCCAGGCACCCCCACGCCTCCCCCGAGCCCGTCGCCAAGAACGCCCTCACCTTCTTCCactggtccgccgccgccgccgctgccgtcgcttcCTCCTCGCAGTCCTCCTCCCACTCCCTCCGCTCCTACTGCCTCCTCGTGCACCTCCTCTCTCGCGCCGCGCTCTTCCGCGACGCGTCCGTGCTCCTCGAGTCCGCCATCGCCAAGTACTCCCCGGCTTCGTCTTCCGATTCGTCCTTCCTCGACGCTTTCTTCGCCGCCTACGAGGACAGCGGCACGGCTGCCACGACCCGCGGCCTCCACCTCCTGGTGCACGCCTACGCACGGCTGCGCCTCCCGGGGGAGGCCCTCGAGGCCTGCCGCTACCTCGCGCAGCGCGGCGTCCTCCCCTCCCTATCCGCCTTCAACTCCGCGCTGCAGTCGGCGCAGCACACTGGGGCGTTCGGTGTCGCATGGGAGGTGTTCGAGCTAATGACGCAGAAGCGGGTGTATGCGAATCAGAGCACCGTTGAGCTCGTTGTCGGCGTCCTGAGCCGGGAAGGCAAGCTCGCCAAGACCACGGCATTCGTGGAGAGGATCCGTGGCAAGAAGTGTGCGCCCGGCATCGTGGCACATGCGGCACTTGCGCTTAGGATGATCAAGGAAGTGAGGGTGGAGCAGGTCATCTTGCTATTGAAGAGGATGCTTCAGAAGAACATTCTGCTTGACGAGATTGCTTACTCATTAATCGTGCATGCCTACTGCCACGCTGGTGATCTGAAGTCAGCATTTGAGCAACGCGATGACATGGTTCGTCGAGGTTGTCGCCTGAATGCATTCGTGTACACTTGCCTCATCGGAGCACATTGTTGCGATGGCAGTATGGACAAGGCTGTACAGTTTCTCCAAGAAATGGTATCCATGGGATTGAAGCCGTATGATGCTACGCACAGCCATGTCATTGCAGGGTGTTTCAGAGAAGGGATGGTAGAGGAAGGGTTGGCCTACTTCAATTCAATGCTTCATGAAGGTTTTGTACCAGAAATCAGCTATTGTAATGATATGTTAGGGGGTCTCAGCAATGCAGGAGAGGTCCGCAAGGCAAATGACCTGCTGACGGCACTGATGGACAGAGGACTTGTTCCTGACAAGGTCACATACCAGAGACTTATTGATGGATATGGTAAGGTTGGTAATGCAGAAGGCATCGTCAAAATCTACCACGAGATGGAGCACAGAGAGCTTAATCCTGGTGTCGATGTTTTTACCACCTTGATCAGGGGCCTTTGCCAGTGTGGAAATCTGAAGGAAGCTGAGAAGTTTTTGGCAGTGATGAAGAAGAAAGCAGTGGCTCCAACTAATGACTTATACGACTTGTTGATCAGCAGCTACTGCGAGAAGGGTAACACTAAAAGGGCACTTTGGTTGTACGGTATGATGATCTCAGAGAATGAGAAGCTTGTCCCCTCTGCTGACTCTTTCATGATGTTGGTGAGGAGAGTCATCAAAGTAAAGAATTCTTGTCCCCCCTAA
- the LOC120672340 gene encoding pentatricopeptide repeat-containing protein At1g66345, mitochondrial-like isoform X2, producing MSLAMALSSANCGGRAVTRRGGGGLLGRALGSALLCTAATTPQQISHYLAHQPRATWEALSATFPAGGAGAPATHGHVDAVLLSLARHPHASPEPVAKNALTFFHWSAAAAAAVASSSQSSSHSLRSYCLLVHLLSRAALFRDASVLLESAIAKYSPASSSDSSFLDAFFAAYEDSGTAATTRGLHLLVHAYARLRLPGEALEACRYLAQRGVLPSLSAFNSALQSAQHTGAFGVAWEVFELMTQKRVYANQSTVELVVGVLSREGKLAKTTAFVERIRGKKCAPGIVAHAALALRMIKEVRVEQVILLLKRMLQKNILLDEIAYSLIVHAYCHAGDLKSAFEQRDDMVRRGCRLNAFVYTCLIGAHCCDGSMDKAVQFLQEMVSMGLKPYDATHSHVIAGCFREGMVEEGLAYFNSMLHEGFVPEISYCNDMLGGLSNAGEVRKANDLLTALMDRGLVPDKVTYQRLIDGYGAFASVEI from the exons ATGTCGCTTGCCATGGCCTTGAGCTCTGCCAactgcggcggccgcgcggttacgcggcgcggtggcggtggtcTCCTCGGCCGCGCTCTTGGTTCCGCGCTGCTGTGCACGGCCGCCACGACGCCGCAGCAAATCTCCCACTACCTCGCGCACCAGCCGCGGGCGACCTGGGAGGCGCTCTCCGCCActttccccgccggcggcgccggcgccccggcAACCCACGGCCATGTCGACGCCGTGCTCCTCTCCCTCGCCAGGCACCCCCACGCCTCCCCCGAGCCCGTCGCCAAGAACGCCCTCACCTTCTTCCactggtccgccgccgccgccgctgccgtcgcttcCTCCTCGCAGTCCTCCTCCCACTCCCTCCGCTCCTACTGCCTCCTCGTGCACCTCCTCTCTCGCGCCGCGCTCTTCCGCGACGCGTCCGTGCTCCTCGAGTCCGCCATCGCCAAGTACTCCCCGGCTTCGTCTTCCGATTCGTCCTTCCTCGACGCTTTCTTCGCCGCCTACGAGGACAGCGGCACGGCTGCCACGACCCGCGGCCTCCACCTCCTGGTGCACGCCTACGCACGGCTGCGCCTCCCGGGGGAGGCCCTCGAGGCCTGCCGCTACCTCGCGCAGCGCGGCGTCCTCCCCTCCCTATCCGCCTTCAACTCCGCGCTGCAGTCGGCGCAGCACACTGGGGCGTTCGGTGTCGCATGGGAGGTGTTCGAGCTAATGACGCAGAAGCGGGTGTATGCGAATCAGAGCACCGTTGAGCTCGTTGTCGGCGTCCTGAGCCGGGAAGGCAAGCTCGCCAAGACCACGGCATTCGTGGAGAGGATCCGTGGCAAGAAGTGTGCGCCCGGCATCGTGGCACATGCGGCACTTGCGCTTAGGATGATCAAGGAAGTGAGGGTGGAGCAGGTCATCTTGCTATTGAAGAGGATGCTTCAGAAGAACATTCTGCTTGACGAGATTGCTTACTCATTAATCGTGCATGCCTACTGCCACGCTGGTGATCTGAAGTCAGCATTTGAGCAACGCGATGACATGGTTCGTCGAGGTTGTCGCCTGAATGCATTCGTGTACACTTGCCTCATCGGAGCACATTGTTGCGATGGCAGTATGGACAAGGCTGTACAGTTTCTCCAAGAAATGGTATCCATGGGATTGAAGCCGTATGATGCTACGCACAGCCATGTCATTGCAGGGTGTTTCAGAGAAGGGATGGTAGAGGAAGGGTTGGCCTACTTCAATTCAATGCTTCATGAAGGTTTTGTACCAGAAATCAGCTATTGTAATGATATGTTAGGGGGTCTCAGCAATGCAGGAGAGGTCCGCAAGGCAAATGACCTGCTGACGGCACTGATGGACAGAGGACTTGTTCCTGACAAGGTCACATACCAGAGACTTATTGATGGATATG GGGCCTTTGCCAGTGTGGAAATCTGA
- the LOC120672343 gene encoding universal stress protein PHOS32-like: MAGRNIGVAVDFSSCSKAALRWASTNLTRSGDKLILIHVKSSYQNEQGAVHLWEQSGSPLIPLAEFSDVTKTYGVSPDKETIEILTQVANQIGIEVFAKILYGDPAKKLYEAVDLVPLSCMVIGSRGLSTLKRALMGSVSTYIVNHAACPVTVVKENM, encoded by the exons ATGGCTGGGAGGAACATTGGAGTTGCAGTGGACTTCTCATCATGCAGCAAAGCAGCTCTGAGATGGGCATCGACGAACCTTACCAGGAGTGGTGATAAACTCATACTTATCCATGTGAAGAGCTCCTATCAGAATGAACAGGGCGCAGTTCACCTCTGGGAACAGAGTGGTTCTC CACTCATCCCTCTGGCTGAGTTCTCAGATGTCACCAAGACATATGGTGTGTCTCCAGACAAGGAGACAATCGAGATCCTCACTCAAGTGGCAAATCAGATAGGG ATTGAAGTCTTTGCAAAGATACTCTACGGAGACCCTGCGAAGAAGCTTTACGAAGCAGTTGACCTGGTTCCCCTCAGCTGCATGGTTATAGGGAGTAGAGGGTTGAGCACGCTCAAAAG GGCTCTGATGGGCAGCGTGAGCACCTATATTGTTAACCACGCGGCCTGCCCCGTCACGGTTGTGAAGGAGAACATGTAG
- the LOC120672341 gene encoding uncharacterized protein LOC120672341 isoform X1, translating into MMACRRLAREAVAASVRRGAGPAPVAPASAFSPSSSSAAYCSSRAPVAASPTCLNLLKGFGISSVLGMSLHQGKVTAATTEQPSKAITMPPPGSLINELGSFWSLVRKLQLPIGLMFLIVSGWQYPLGLVINILLLIYCSRPSRYSIYLFLQEVRHREMGQSGAMWKEEFVRTRNVDVQDYKFFSIGTIELPDGRVLHLIGMLGSWWIYRVSFV; encoded by the exons ATGATGGCGTGTCGGCGGCTGGCGAGGGAGGCCGTCGCGGCCTCGGTCCGGCGGGGCGCCGGCCCCGCTCCCGTCGCCCCCGCGAGCGCCTTCTCCCCCTCATCCTCCTCCGCTGCCTACTGCTCCTCTCGCGCTCCGGTCGCCGCCAGCCCTACAT GCCTCAACCTGCTCAAAGGATTTGGGATCAGCAGTGTACTAGGGATGTCACTTCATCAGGGAAAGGTTACTGCTGCCACAACAG AGCAACCATCAAAAGCCATTACTATGCCACCCCCAGGATCTTTGATAAATGAGCTTGGTTCCTTCTGGTCTTTGGTCAGGAAACTTCAGCTGCCAATCGGATTGATGTTTCTGATTGTGTCTGGTTGGCAGTACCCATTAGGTCTCGTCATCAATATCTTGCTTCTTATCTACTGCTCGAGACCTAGCCGCTACTCAATATACTTGTTTCTTCAGGAG GTTCGTCATAGGGAGATGGGCCAAAGTGGTGCTATGTGGAAGGAGGAG TTTGTGCGTACAAGAAATGTTGACGTTCAAGATTACAAGTTCTTCTCTATTGGAACAATTGAATTACCAGATGGAAGGGTGCTGCATCTCATTGGAATGCTGGGAAGTTGGTGGATCTACCGTGTGTCATTTGTCTAG
- the LOC120672341 gene encoding uncharacterized protein LOC120672341 isoform X2, with protein sequence MMACRRLAREAVAASVRRGAGPAPVAPASAFSPSSSSAAYCSSRAPVAASPTCLNLLKGFGISSVLGMSLHQGKVTAATTEQPSKAITMPPPGSLINELGSFWSLVRKLQLPIGLMFLIVSGWQYPLGLVINILLLIYCSRPSRYSIYLFLQEVRHREMGQSGAMWKEEVSQVCAYKKC encoded by the exons ATGATGGCGTGTCGGCGGCTGGCGAGGGAGGCCGTCGCGGCCTCGGTCCGGCGGGGCGCCGGCCCCGCTCCCGTCGCCCCCGCGAGCGCCTTCTCCCCCTCATCCTCCTCCGCTGCCTACTGCTCCTCTCGCGCTCCGGTCGCCGCCAGCCCTACAT GCCTCAACCTGCTCAAAGGATTTGGGATCAGCAGTGTACTAGGGATGTCACTTCATCAGGGAAAGGTTACTGCTGCCACAACAG AGCAACCATCAAAAGCCATTACTATGCCACCCCCAGGATCTTTGATAAATGAGCTTGGTTCCTTCTGGTCTTTGGTCAGGAAACTTCAGCTGCCAATCGGATTGATGTTTCTGATTGTGTCTGGTTGGCAGTACCCATTAGGTCTCGTCATCAATATCTTGCTTCTTATCTACTGCTCGAGACCTAGCCGCTACTCAATATACTTGTTTCTTCAGGAG GTTCGTCATAGGGAGATGGGCCAAAGTGGTGCTATGTGGAAGGAGGAGGTGAGTCAAG TTTGTGCGTACAAGAAATGTTGA
- the LOC120675661 gene encoding uncharacterized protein LOC120675661 produces MASSSGRKDPRVPIIASLVPFLLLLLVSCSAALASAKKDGGGKEGSQAPFRAGDERAAYRRIVSRMARMEKDSNKTIQSPDGDIIHCVPSHRQPAFDHPKLRGQKPEDEPVVRPVPKGGGAAEEEEEAPVLFPQAWSDGGERCPEGTVPIRRTTARDVKRARSASRFGMKPRASNARRDSTSSGHEHAVGYVTGDQFYGAKASLNVWSAKVASAAEFSLSQIWVISGSFGNDLNTIEAGWQVSPELYGDSNPRFFTYWTTDAYQETGCYNLHCSGFVQTNNRIAIGAAISPTSVYNGRQFDISLLIWKDPHRGNWWLQLGSGPLVGYWPSFLFTHLSGHANMVQFGGEVVNSRPSGSHTPTQMGSGHFPREGFNRAAYFRNVQVVDGDNSLVPAAALRLVADHPGCYDIRGGYNRAWGNYFYYGGPGRNVHCP; encoded by the exons ATGGCGTCTAGCAGCGGCAGGAAGGATCCCAGGGTCCCAATCATTGCCTCCCTTGTCCCCttcctgctgctcctcctcgtctCGTGCTCCGCCGCCTTGGCCTCCGCGAAGAAGGACGGCGGTGGCAAGGAGGGATCACAGGCGCCCTTCCGTGCCGGGGATGAGCGGGCAGCGTACAGGAGGATCGTGTCCCGGATGGCCAGGATGGAGAAGGATTCCAACAAGACAATCCAG AGCCCCGacggtgacatcatccactgcgTGCCGTCGCACCGGCAGCCGGCGTTCGACCACCCCAAGCTCAGAGGCCAGAAGCCCGAG GACGAGCCCGTGGTGAGGCCCGTGcccaagggcggcggcgccgccgaggaggaggaggaggcgccggtgctctTCCCGCAGGCGtggagcgacggcggcgagcggtgcCCCGAGGGGACGGTGCCGATACGGCGGACGACGGCGCGGGACGTGAAGCGGGCCCGCTCCGCCAGCCGGTTCGGGATGAAGCCCCGCGCCAGCAACGCCCGCCGCGACTCCACCAGCAGCGGCCATGAG cacgcgGTGGGGTACGTGACGGGGGACCAGTTCTACGGCGCCAAGGCGAGCCTGAACGTGTGGTCGGCCaaggtggcgtcggcggcggagtTCAGCCTCTCCCAGATCTGGGTCATCTCCGGCTCCTTCGGCAACGACCTCAACACCATCGAGGCCGGATGGCAG GTGAGCCCTGAGCTGTATGGAGATAGCAACCCAAGGTTCTTCACGTACTGGACG ACCGATGCGTACCAGGAGACTGGGTGCTACAACCTGCACTGCTCCGGCTTCGTCCAGACCAACAACCGGATCGCCATCGGAGCCGCCATCTCGCCGACCTCCGTCTACAACGGCCGCCAGTTCGACATCAGCCTGCTCATATGGAAG GACCCACACCGCGGCAACTGGTGGCTGCAGCTGGGGTCGGGCCCGCTGGTGGGGTACTGGCCGTCGTTCCTGTTCACGCACCTGAGCGGGCACGCCAACATGGTGCAGttcggcggcgaggtggtgaACTCGCGCCCGTCGGGGTCGCACACGCCCACCCAGATGGGCAGCGGCCACTTCCCGCGGGAGGGCTTCAACCGCGCCGCCTACTTCCGCAACGTCCaggtcgtcgacggcgacaacagcctcgtccccgccgccgcgctccggctCGTCGCCGACCACCCCGGCTGCTACGACATCCGCGGCGGGTACAACCGCGCCTGGGGGAACTACTTCTACTACGGCGGGCCCGGCAGGAACGTCCACTGCCcgtag